Proteins found in one Stigmatopora nigra isolate UIUO_SnigA chromosome 15, RoL_Snig_1.1, whole genome shotgun sequence genomic segment:
- the tnrc6c1 gene encoding trinucleotide repeat-containing gene 6C protein isoform X5, giving the protein MVGRHLSTELPSQGSQYDNPLWGHLQVERSTPNPATSTSCGDQLILDQKDSETWPCIIPSQSKAPERRCSSETDPGHLTSSSSTCSTSSNTSNNSDWCRTTSMATGANGQTGHFSVNHLNSKANTGLSPANHTGTNMHSSPVPPANRSWGSGSGPSMSSSAVSSEGKNDSPLGVGSSRGWGSSSSSNTNCNLNLNPNANPSAWPVLGHDAGAAGAGSSGGANVISAPQSTSNFCNPTGPQTSQTSTYTGANTNSNSSSGIGSAWGSVMTSDASEPHPSASTNVSFSSEPQNLKTDGPNHINKQEPLSPIHHLPSWGNTSVGLGTGSQQASGTKQLNGEDTTSVWGMGSDPKAPSPKELSGWDSGWSQGGNGSGNSGGWGEQSSGDWSKKQNEDSQGGWDGPSSPPQDPQTSSWKRAVSTTAASEGSSDSMEGHPNSKNHSSREPPAPLIPAQDLDPRVLCNTGWGQTPVRQHTSWDMDNAKSKNDISTESWEAQQTGPCGPQGPSNANTGPPQRTDTGSKNEVVASQGASGWGGNLAASNQPSSGWGDQPNNIKPPSGPAGWGNLPKGGPTSSIPKSSQSQSWGEEKSAGWEDSHGKPTTQNWGEQPKPSHSWGNSGGNNSANDWGEPEDRKKNIPNSTWEGEAPGWKENPRGWGMPSSGPPMSGGGAKPGWGESVSPRPSGPPQGWVGKSQDGPSGGSSIGGGMGSWSGPGSVKQGWTGGKQESSSESTGWEEPSPPSIRRKMEIDDGTSAWGDPGTYNKSVNLWDRNNPGMAQAKATPGGNNPIGPNNSHPHSHNHAYQGPPAPLQNHVQNSQNPVATSGSVDPVLQHHSGPTLNRGPMMTQGWGELSSSHSKPENSWGDSAPSAVNVDNGTSAWGKPTGVPSGWGDGNPDNYSRGNPAMTSVSCKPAAKSMQDGWGGGGDEMIISGGQWDAEEGDMWNSTASQESNSSTNSWGNAPKKIQQKVKVPGKPEDTWIMNRLIKQLTDMGFPRDPAEEALKSNNMNLDQAMSALLEKKTELDKRGMGMAGHDYNGLINKSMGCPRPPLLSKEPSTDPRSPFMDKSGMFGGGAAQARAMPQPPPQPPVPPLGSSQPSLRAQVPQFLSPQVQAQLLQFAAKNIGLNPALLTSPINPQHMTLLNQLYQLQLAYQRLQIQQQMLQAQRNVSGPFRQQEQQVARTINNMQQQIQQHQRQLAQALLMKQQQQQQQQQQQQQQQPPHSHTSHHHGGTKSTLDSFPGHSQAPGLPDLQTKEPPQSSQNAYSPYSLSGLNPNMNVNCMEVGMSMKDPPQAQSRLSQWTHPNPMESLSGGSSPLEPNMSKHGTNLGPPGKPPQMDDSYSPYNLMSSSESPSSPLVPPDSWGQSKGSSDKMSNGTNINWPPEFCPGVPWKGLQNIDPETDPNMTPGSVPSGPTINTNIQDVNRYLLRDRSAGSSPTSSQNEALPPSSDWSVSAYTSSFSLSSPETDDAGKLSEMKSTWSPGPISHSQASLSHDMWKVPQGPRSSSTAPSRPPPGLTHSKPSSTWGGNSLGLSQGWSSSYTTGRGRRYLSSEVFHYPSAAGTTWSTDSSSRTSSWLVLRNLTPQIDGSTLRTLCMQHGPLITFHLNLTQGNAVVRYSSKDEAAKAQKSLHMCVLGNTTILAEFAGDEEVNRFFAQGQSLGGTTSWQANPGANQSRMGASNSATGHPMGHAPHWNNNNNGGGGAVGAKAGGELLWGGVQQYSSLWGPPSGEEARVMGSPSPINTLLPGDLLSGESM; this is encoded by the exons ATGGTCGGGAGGCACCTCTCCACAG AACTGCCCTCACAGGGATCCCAGTATGATAATCCCCTCTGGGGTCACCTGCAAGTTGAGAGGAGTACCCCAAATCCTGCAACTTCCACTAGTTGCGGCGATCAACTAATCCTTGACCAGAAAGACTCAGAGACTTGGCCTTGTATTATTCCTAGCCAGAGCAAGGCCCCCGAAAGAAGATGCTCTTCAGAGACTGACCCTGGTCATTTGACCAGCAGCAGTAGCACTTGTAGTACCAGTAGTAATACTAGTAATAATAGCGATTGGTGTCGTACAACGAGTATGGCCACAGGGGCCAATGGCCAGACAGGCCACTTCTCTGTCAACCACCTAAACAGTAAGGCCAACACTGGACTCAGCCCTGCCAATCATACTGGAACCAACATGCACTCAAGCCCGGTTCCTCCTGCCAATCGAAGCTGGGGTTCTGGGTCTGGACCGTCTATGTCCTCCTCCGCGGTGAGCAGTGAAGGGAAAAATGACAGTCCGCTGGGAGTGGGGAGCAGCAGAGGTTGGGGCTCTTCGTCATCCTCCAACACCAACTGTAACTTGAACTTGAACCCTAATGCTAATCCATCCGCTTGGCCTGTGTTGGGCCACGATGCGGGTGCAGCAGGGGCAGGCAGCTCAGGGGGAGCCAATGTCATTTCAGCCCCTCAATCTACATCCAATTTCTGTAATCCTACTGGCCCCCAAACATCTCAGACCAGCACTTATACTGGAGCCAATACTAACAGTAACTCTTCTTCGGGTATTGGTAGTGCCTGGGGCAGCGTAATGACCTCTGACGCATCAGAGCCACACCCTTCCGCATCCACGAATGTGTCTTTCAGTTCAGAACCTCAGAACCTTAAAACTGATGGACCAAATCACATTAATAAGCAGGAACCACTTAGTCCCATTCACCACCTGCCAAGTTGGGGGAACACATCGGTGGGCCTGGGTACGGGAAGTCAACAGGCATCGGGAACCAAACAGCTCAATGGAGAAGATACTACTTCTGTTTGGGGTATGGGTAGTGACCCAAAGGCACCGTCACCTAAGGAGTTATCTGGCTGGGACTCTGGATGGAGCCAGGGTGGAAATGGGTCAGGAAATTCCGGAGGCTGGGGTGAACAGTCGAGCGGAGACTGGAGCAAGAAGCAAAATGAAGACTCGCAGGGAGGCTGGGATGGCCCCAGCTCTCCTCCGCAGGACCCCCAGACTAGTTCTTGGAAGAGAGCTGTCAGCACAACTGCTGCTAGTGAAGGAAGCAGTGACAGCATGGAAGGACACCCGAATTCCAAAAATCATTCATCCAGAGAGCCCCCTGCTCCTCTCATTCCTGCCCAGGATCTCGACCCTAGGGTTTTATGTAATACCGGATGGGGACAGACCCCTGTTCGCCAGCACACTTCCTGGGACATGGACAATGCGAAATCCAAGAATGACATTTCGACTGAATCCTGGGAGGCACAACAAACAGGTCCTTGTGGTCCCCAGGGGCCTTCCAATGCTAATACAGGTCCACCGCAAAGAACTGACACTGGGAGCAAGAATGAGGTGGTGGCCTCTCAGGGAGCTTCAGGTTGGGGAGGAAACTTAGCTGCTAGCAACCAGCCCAGCTCTGGCTGGGGAGATCAACCCAACAACATTAAGCCCCCAAGTGGTCCAGCTGGCTGGGGAAATCTACCGAAAGGAGGCCCCACCTCCAGTATCCCCAAGAGTAGTCAGAGTCAGTCTTGGGGAGAAGAGAAGTCAGCAGGTTGGGAGGATTCTCACGGTAAGCCAACAACCCAGAACTGGGGAGAGCAACCTAAACCATCCCACAGTTGGGGTAACAGTGGAGGAAACAACTCTGCCAATGATTGGGGAGAACCTGAAGATAGAAAAAAGAATATACCCAACTCCACCTGGGAGGGAGAAGCCCCAGGCTGGAAGGAAAATCCTCGTGGCTGGGGAATGCCTTCATCTGGGCCGCCGATGTCTGGTGGCGGGGCAAAACCGGGCTGGGGGGAGTCCGTTAGTCCGCGTCCCAGTGGCCCTCCTCAGGGTTGGGTAGGCAAATCTCAGGACGGACCCAGTGGTGGTAGCAGCATTGGCGGTGGAATGGGCTCCTGGAGTGGACCAGGCTCTGTAAAGCAAGGCTGGACTGGTGGTAAGCAAGAGTCCTCATCTGAATCTACCGGTTGGGAAGAACCGTCTCCCCCGTCAATCCGACGCAAGATGGAGATAGACGATGGGACCTCCGCCTGGGGCGATCCTGGTACCTATAACAAATCAGTCAACCTCTGGGACAGGAACAATCCAGGGATGGCCCAAGCCAAAGCTACTCCCGGAGGCAATAATCCAATAGGACCCAACAACAGTCATCCCCACTCTCACAATCACGCTTATCAAGGACCTCCGGCACCTCTACAGAATCATGTCCAAAATTCCCAAAACCCAGTTGCCACAAGTGGGTCAGTGGATCCGGTTTTGCAGCACCACTCGGGCCCAACTCTTAACAGGGGTCCTATGATGACTCAAG GCTGGGGTGAGCTATCTAGCTCCCATTCTAAGCCAGAAAACTCCTGGGGGGATTCTGCACCTTCAGCAGTCAACGTGGACAACGGTACATCTGCCTGGGGAAAACCCACTGGGGTCCCTAGTGGTTGGGGCGATGGCAATCCAGACAACTACAGCAGGGGGAACCCAGCTATGACATCTGTATCTTGCAAGCCTG cTGCCAAATCTATGCAAGATGGATGGGGAGGCGGTGGTGATGAGATGATCATCTCAGGAGGGCAGTGGGATGCTGAAGAGGGAGACATGTGGAACAGCACGGCTTCCCAGGAGAGCAACTCCTCCACCAACTCTTGGGGGAATGCACCCAAAAAGATACAACAAAAG GTCAAAGTACCAGGAAAGCCAGAAGATACTTGGATCATGAATCGTCTTATCAAACAGTTGACAGACATGGGCTTTCCG CGGGATCCGGCAGAGGAGGCTTTAAAGAGCAACAACATGAACCTGGACCAGGCCATGAGTGCCCTCCTGGAGAAGAAAACTGAACTGGATAAGAGGGGGATGGGAATGGCTGGCCACGACTACAACGGGCTTATTAACAAAAGCATGGGCTGCCCTCGACCTCCACTTCTTTCCAAAGAACCCTCCACGGATCCCCGCTCACCCTTCATGGATAAA AGTGGAATGTTTGGTGGTGGAGCAGCACAAGCCCGGGCCATGCCTCAGCCGCCTCCTCAGCCTCCAGTGCCGCCTCTCGGCTCCTCTCAGCCTAGTCTCCGCGCTCAAGTGCCTCAGTTTCTCTCCCCTCAG GTTCAAGCACAGCTATTGCAGTTTGCCGCAAAAAACATTGGTCTGAATCCTGCACTTTTAACCTCGCCAATAAACCCTCAACATATGACTCTTCTCAATCAACTCTACCAGCTGCAACTG GCTTACCAGCGTTTACAAATTCAGCAGCAGATGTTACAAGCGCAGCGCAATGTTTCTGGACCCTTTCGACAACAAGAGCAGCAA GTTGCACGTACAATCAATAACATGCAGCAGCAGATCCAACAGCATCAGCGTCAGCTGGCCCAGGCACTGCTAatgaagcagcagcagcaacaacaacaacaacaacaacagcaacaacagcaaccCCCCCACTCCCACACAAGCCATCATCATGGCGGGACCAAATCAACCCTTGATTCATTTCCAGGCCACTCCCAGGCTCCGGGCCTCCCTGACCTGCAGACCAAAGAGCCGCCGCAGTCTTCTCAAAATGCTTATAGCCCCTATTCTCTCT CTGGATTGAATCCAAATATGAATGTAAACTGCATGGAGGTGGGTATGTCTATGAAGGACCCACCCCAAGCCCAGTCGCGTCTGTCGCAGTGGACGCATCCCAATCCCATGGAAAGCCTGTCGGGAGGCTCCTCCCCCTTAGAACCCAACATGAGTAAACATG GTACCAACTTGGGCCCTCCGGGCAAGCCTCCTCAGATGGATGACTCTTACAGCCCTTATAACTTGATGTCCAGCTCAGAGTCTCCCAGCAGCCCCCTCGTGCCTCCAGACAGCTGGGGCCAATCGAAAGGCAGCAGTGACAAGATGTCCAATGGGACAAACATCAACTGGCCCCCAG AGTTTTGTCCAGGCGTACCATGGAAGGGTCTCCAGAACATCGACCCAGAGACGGACCCTAACATGACACCGGGTAGCGTCCCAAGTGGTcccacaatcaacactaacatCCAAGATGTCAACCGCTACCTGCTGCGTGACAGAAGTGCGG GCTCTTCTCCCACTTCATCTCAGAACGAGGCTCTGCCTCCCTCCTCTGATTGGTCAGTCAGTGCCTACACTAGTTCATTCAGTCTGTCCTCCCCGGAGACAGACGATGCAG GTAAACTGTCCGAGATGAAATCCACTTGGTCGCCAGGTCCAATCTCCCACAGTCAAGCCTCTCTATCCCACGACATGTGGAAGGTTCCTCAAGGACCCCGAAGCAGTTCCAcagccccctctcgccccccgCCTGGCCTCACCCACAGCAAGCCGTCCTCAACGTGGGGGGGCAACTCGCTTGGTCTCTCTCAAGGCTGGAGTAGCTCTTACACCACAG GTCGAGGTCGTAGATATTTGTCCTCTGAAGTCTTCCACTATCCTTCTGCAGCAGGAACCACGTGGAGTACAGACAGCTCCAGCAGGACAAGTAGTTGGCTGGTTCTGAGGAACCTGACTCCACAG ATTGACGGTTCGACTCTGCGCACACTGTGCATGCAACACGGGCCTCTCATCACATTCCACCTCAACCTGACGCAGGGCAACGCCGTGGTCCGTTATAGCTCCAAGGACGAAGCCGCCAAGGCTCAAAAGTCcctgcatat GTGTGTGCTCGGGAACACCACCATTCTCGCCGAGTTTGCCGGAGATGAAGAAGTCAATCGCTTCTTTGCACAAGGCCAGTCGCTAGGCGGAACTACGAGCTGGCAAGCCAATCCGGGCGCCAATCAGAGCAGGATGGGCGCCTCCAACTCGGCGACCGGTCACCCCATGGGCCATGCGCCCCACtggaataacaacaacaatggcgGCGGAGGCGCCGTCGGCGCAAAGGCCGGTGGGGAGCTGCTGTGGGGTGGAGTGCAGCAGTACTCTAGCCTATGGGGGCCCCCTAGTGGAGAGGAGGCTCGGGTCATGGGGAGTCCAAGCCCCATTAATACGCTGCTGCCTGGAGACCTGCTGAGCGGGGAGTCCATGTGA
- the tnrc6c1 gene encoding trinucleotide repeat-containing gene 6C protein isoform X4 gives MEDKKKKRQEEKKRKEAAPKKGIEQITKVPDSPKLDSVPPPPPANPSVTPTVPPSSGDGKRAHCGVQPQTSPQTPPQPRHPAREVPPRFRQQEHKQVLKRGQPLPPGTLILTSAGYSSTPEAAEASNLDSSSTNPPSELPSQGSQYDNPLWGHLQVERSTPNPATSTSCGDQLILDQKDSETWPCIIPSQSKAPERRCSSETDPGHLTSSSSTCSTSSNTSNNSDWCRTTSMATGANGQTGHFSVNHLNSKANTGLSPANHTGTNMHSSPVPPANRSWGSGSGPSMSSSAVSSEGKNDSPLGVGSSRGWGSSSSSNTNCNLNLNPNANPSAWPVLGHDAGAAGAGSSGGANVISAPQSTSNFCNPTGPQTSQTSTYTGANTNSNSSSGIGSAWGSVMTSDASEPHPSASTNVSFSSEPQNLKTDGPNHINKQEPLSPIHHLPSWGNTSVGLGTGSQQASGTKQLNGEDTTSVWGMGSDPKAPSPKELSGWDSGWSQGGNGSGNSGGWGEQSSGDWSKKQNEDSQGGWDGPSSPPQDPQTSSWKRAVSTTAASEGSSDSMEGHPNSKNHSSREPPAPLIPAQDLDPRVLCNTGWGQTPVRQHTSWDMDNAKSKNDISTESWEAQQTGPCGPQGPSNANTGPPQRTDTGSKNEVVASQGASGWGGNLAASNQPSSGWGDQPNNIKPPSGPAGWGNLPKGGPTSSIPKSSQSQSWGEEKSAGWEDSHGKPTTQNWGEQPKPSHSWGNSGGNNSANDWGEPEDRKKNIPNSTWEGEAPGWKENPRGWGMPSSGPPMSGGGAKPGWGESVSPRPSGPPQGWVGKSQDGPSGGSSIGGGMGSWSGPGSVKQGWTGGKQESSSESTGWEEPSPPSIRRKMEIDDGTSAWGDPGTYNKSVNLWDRNNPGMAQAKATPGGNNPIGPNNSHPHSHNHAYQGPPAPLQNHVQNSQNPVATSGSVDPVLQHHSGPTLNRGPMMTQGWGELSSSHSKPENSWGDSAPSAVNVDNGTSAWGKPTGVPSGWGDGNPDNYSRGNPAMTSVSCKPAAKSMQDGWGGGGDEMIISGGQWDAEEGDMWNSTASQESNSSTNSWGNAPKKIQQKVKVPGKPEDTWIMNRLIKQLTDMGFPRDPAEEALKSNNMNLDQAMSALLEKKTELDKRGMGMAGHDYNGLINKSMGCPRPPLLSKEPSTDPRSPFMDKSGMFGGGAAQARAMPQPPPQPPVPPLGSSQPSLRAQVPQFLSPQVQAQLLQFAAKNIGLNPALLTSPINPQHMTLLNQLYQLQLAYQRLQIQQQMLQAQRNVSGPFRQQEQQVARTINNMQQQIQQHQRQLAQALLMKQQQQQQQQQQQQQQQPPHSHTSHHHGGTKSTLDSFPGHSQAPGLPDLQTKEPPQSSQNAYSPYSLSGLNPNMNVNCMEVGMSMKDPPQAQSRLSQWTHPNPMESLSGGSSPLEPNMSKHGTNLGPPGKPPQMDDSYSPYNLMSSSESPSSPLVPPDSWGQSKGSSDKMSNGTNINWPPEFCPGVPWKGLQNIDPETDPNMTPGSVPSGPTINTNIQDVNRYLLRDRSAGKLSEMKSTWSPGPISHSQASLSHDMWKVPQGPRSSSTAPSRPPPGLTHSKPSSTWGGNSLGLSQGWSSSYTTAGTTWSTDSSSRTSSWLVLRNLTPQIDGSTLRTLCMQHGPLITFHLNLTQGNAVVRYSSKDEAAKAQKSLHMCVLGNTTILAEFAGDEEVNRFFAQGQSLGGTTSWQANPGANQSRMGASNSATGHPMGHAPHWNNNNNGGGGAVGAKAGGELLWGGVQQYSSLWGPPSGEEARVMGSPSPINTLLPGDLLSGESM, from the exons ATGGaagataagaaaaagaaaaggcaagAGGAGAAGAAAAGGAAAGAAGCTGCTCCAAAGAAG GGCATAGAACAGATAACCAAAG TGCCAGACTCTCCTAAGCTGGACTCCgtccctcctccccctcctgcCAACCCCAGCGTCACCCCAACCGTACCCCCAAGCAGTGGCGATGGCAAGCGTGCCCACTGTGGAGTCCAGCCTCAAACCAGCCCACAGACTCCGCCGCAGCCACGCCACCCGGCCCGAGAGGTGCCCCCGCGCTTCCGTCAGCAGGAGCACAAGCAGGTTCTGAAAAGGGGTCAGCCACTACCCCCAGGGACCCTGATACTGACGTCTGCAGgatactccagcacccccgaagCTGCAGAAGCCAGCAACCTTGATTCTTCCTCAACAAACCCACCTTCAG AACTGCCCTCACAGGGATCCCAGTATGATAATCCCCTCTGGGGTCACCTGCAAGTTGAGAGGAGTACCCCAAATCCTGCAACTTCCACTAGTTGCGGCGATCAACTAATCCTTGACCAGAAAGACTCAGAGACTTGGCCTTGTATTATTCCTAGCCAGAGCAAGGCCCCCGAAAGAAGATGCTCTTCAGAGACTGACCCTGGTCATTTGACCAGCAGCAGTAGCACTTGTAGTACCAGTAGTAATACTAGTAATAATAGCGATTGGTGTCGTACAACGAGTATGGCCACAGGGGCCAATGGCCAGACAGGCCACTTCTCTGTCAACCACCTAAACAGTAAGGCCAACACTGGACTCAGCCCTGCCAATCATACTGGAACCAACATGCACTCAAGCCCGGTTCCTCCTGCCAATCGAAGCTGGGGTTCTGGGTCTGGACCGTCTATGTCCTCCTCCGCGGTGAGCAGTGAAGGGAAAAATGACAGTCCGCTGGGAGTGGGGAGCAGCAGAGGTTGGGGCTCTTCGTCATCCTCCAACACCAACTGTAACTTGAACTTGAACCCTAATGCTAATCCATCCGCTTGGCCTGTGTTGGGCCACGATGCGGGTGCAGCAGGGGCAGGCAGCTCAGGGGGAGCCAATGTCATTTCAGCCCCTCAATCTACATCCAATTTCTGTAATCCTACTGGCCCCCAAACATCTCAGACCAGCACTTATACTGGAGCCAATACTAACAGTAACTCTTCTTCGGGTATTGGTAGTGCCTGGGGCAGCGTAATGACCTCTGACGCATCAGAGCCACACCCTTCCGCATCCACGAATGTGTCTTTCAGTTCAGAACCTCAGAACCTTAAAACTGATGGACCAAATCACATTAATAAGCAGGAACCACTTAGTCCCATTCACCACCTGCCAAGTTGGGGGAACACATCGGTGGGCCTGGGTACGGGAAGTCAACAGGCATCGGGAACCAAACAGCTCAATGGAGAAGATACTACTTCTGTTTGGGGTATGGGTAGTGACCCAAAGGCACCGTCACCTAAGGAGTTATCTGGCTGGGACTCTGGATGGAGCCAGGGTGGAAATGGGTCAGGAAATTCCGGAGGCTGGGGTGAACAGTCGAGCGGAGACTGGAGCAAGAAGCAAAATGAAGACTCGCAGGGAGGCTGGGATGGCCCCAGCTCTCCTCCGCAGGACCCCCAGACTAGTTCTTGGAAGAGAGCTGTCAGCACAACTGCTGCTAGTGAAGGAAGCAGTGACAGCATGGAAGGACACCCGAATTCCAAAAATCATTCATCCAGAGAGCCCCCTGCTCCTCTCATTCCTGCCCAGGATCTCGACCCTAGGGTTTTATGTAATACCGGATGGGGACAGACCCCTGTTCGCCAGCACACTTCCTGGGACATGGACAATGCGAAATCCAAGAATGACATTTCGACTGAATCCTGGGAGGCACAACAAACAGGTCCTTGTGGTCCCCAGGGGCCTTCCAATGCTAATACAGGTCCACCGCAAAGAACTGACACTGGGAGCAAGAATGAGGTGGTGGCCTCTCAGGGAGCTTCAGGTTGGGGAGGAAACTTAGCTGCTAGCAACCAGCCCAGCTCTGGCTGGGGAGATCAACCCAACAACATTAAGCCCCCAAGTGGTCCAGCTGGCTGGGGAAATCTACCGAAAGGAGGCCCCACCTCCAGTATCCCCAAGAGTAGTCAGAGTCAGTCTTGGGGAGAAGAGAAGTCAGCAGGTTGGGAGGATTCTCACGGTAAGCCAACAACCCAGAACTGGGGAGAGCAACCTAAACCATCCCACAGTTGGGGTAACAGTGGAGGAAACAACTCTGCCAATGATTGGGGAGAACCTGAAGATAGAAAAAAGAATATACCCAACTCCACCTGGGAGGGAGAAGCCCCAGGCTGGAAGGAAAATCCTCGTGGCTGGGGAATGCCTTCATCTGGGCCGCCGATGTCTGGTGGCGGGGCAAAACCGGGCTGGGGGGAGTCCGTTAGTCCGCGTCCCAGTGGCCCTCCTCAGGGTTGGGTAGGCAAATCTCAGGACGGACCCAGTGGTGGTAGCAGCATTGGCGGTGGAATGGGCTCCTGGAGTGGACCAGGCTCTGTAAAGCAAGGCTGGACTGGTGGTAAGCAAGAGTCCTCATCTGAATCTACCGGTTGGGAAGAACCGTCTCCCCCGTCAATCCGACGCAAGATGGAGATAGACGATGGGACCTCCGCCTGGGGCGATCCTGGTACCTATAACAAATCAGTCAACCTCTGGGACAGGAACAATCCAGGGATGGCCCAAGCCAAAGCTACTCCCGGAGGCAATAATCCAATAGGACCCAACAACAGTCATCCCCACTCTCACAATCACGCTTATCAAGGACCTCCGGCACCTCTACAGAATCATGTCCAAAATTCCCAAAACCCAGTTGCCACAAGTGGGTCAGTGGATCCGGTTTTGCAGCACCACTCGGGCCCAACTCTTAACAGGGGTCCTATGATGACTCAAG GCTGGGGTGAGCTATCTAGCTCCCATTCTAAGCCAGAAAACTCCTGGGGGGATTCTGCACCTTCAGCAGTCAACGTGGACAACGGTACATCTGCCTGGGGAAAACCCACTGGGGTCCCTAGTGGTTGGGGCGATGGCAATCCAGACAACTACAGCAGGGGGAACCCAGCTATGACATCTGTATCTTGCAAGCCTG cTGCCAAATCTATGCAAGATGGATGGGGAGGCGGTGGTGATGAGATGATCATCTCAGGAGGGCAGTGGGATGCTGAAGAGGGAGACATGTGGAACAGCACGGCTTCCCAGGAGAGCAACTCCTCCACCAACTCTTGGGGGAATGCACCCAAAAAGATACAACAAAAG GTCAAAGTACCAGGAAAGCCAGAAGATACTTGGATCATGAATCGTCTTATCAAACAGTTGACAGACATGGGCTTTCCG CGGGATCCGGCAGAGGAGGCTTTAAAGAGCAACAACATGAACCTGGACCAGGCCATGAGTGCCCTCCTGGAGAAGAAAACTGAACTGGATAAGAGGGGGATGGGAATGGCTGGCCACGACTACAACGGGCTTATTAACAAAAGCATGGGCTGCCCTCGACCTCCACTTCTTTCCAAAGAACCCTCCACGGATCCCCGCTCACCCTTCATGGATAAA AGTGGAATGTTTGGTGGTGGAGCAGCACAAGCCCGGGCCATGCCTCAGCCGCCTCCTCAGCCTCCAGTGCCGCCTCTCGGCTCCTCTCAGCCTAGTCTCCGCGCTCAAGTGCCTCAGTTTCTCTCCCCTCAG GTTCAAGCACAGCTATTGCAGTTTGCCGCAAAAAACATTGGTCTGAATCCTGCACTTTTAACCTCGCCAATAAACCCTCAACATATGACTCTTCTCAATCAACTCTACCAGCTGCAACTG GCTTACCAGCGTTTACAAATTCAGCAGCAGATGTTACAAGCGCAGCGCAATGTTTCTGGACCCTTTCGACAACAAGAGCAGCAA GTTGCACGTACAATCAATAACATGCAGCAGCAGATCCAACAGCATCAGCGTCAGCTGGCCCAGGCACTGCTAatgaagcagcagcagcaacaacaacaacaacaacaacagcaacaacagcaaccCCCCCACTCCCACACAAGCCATCATCATGGCGGGACCAAATCAACCCTTGATTCATTTCCAGGCCACTCCCAGGCTCCGGGCCTCCCTGACCTGCAGACCAAAGAGCCGCCGCAGTCTTCTCAAAATGCTTATAGCCCCTATTCTCTCT CTGGATTGAATCCAAATATGAATGTAAACTGCATGGAGGTGGGTATGTCTATGAAGGACCCACCCCAAGCCCAGTCGCGTCTGTCGCAGTGGACGCATCCCAATCCCATGGAAAGCCTGTCGGGAGGCTCCTCCCCCTTAGAACCCAACATGAGTAAACATG GTACCAACTTGGGCCCTCCGGGCAAGCCTCCTCAGATGGATGACTCTTACAGCCCTTATAACTTGATGTCCAGCTCAGAGTCTCCCAGCAGCCCCCTCGTGCCTCCAGACAGCTGGGGCCAATCGAAAGGCAGCAGTGACAAGATGTCCAATGGGACAAACATCAACTGGCCCCCAG AGTTTTGTCCAGGCGTACCATGGAAGGGTCTCCAGAACATCGACCCAGAGACGGACCCTAACATGACACCGGGTAGCGTCCCAAGTGGTcccacaatcaacactaacatCCAAGATGTCAACCGCTACCTGCTGCGTGACAGAAGTGCGG GTAAACTGTCCGAGATGAAATCCACTTGGTCGCCAGGTCCAATCTCCCACAGTCAAGCCTCTCTATCCCACGACATGTGGAAGGTTCCTCAAGGACCCCGAAGCAGTTCCAcagccccctctcgccccccgCCTGGCCTCACCCACAGCAAGCCGTCCTCAACGTGGGGGGGCAACTCGCTTGGTCTCTCTCAAGGCTGGAGTAGCTCTTACACCACAG CAGGAACCACGTGGAGTACAGACAGCTCCAGCAGGACAAGTAGTTGGCTGGTTCTGAGGAACCTGACTCCACAG ATTGACGGTTCGACTCTGCGCACACTGTGCATGCAACACGGGCCTCTCATCACATTCCACCTCAACCTGACGCAGGGCAACGCCGTGGTCCGTTATAGCTCCAAGGACGAAGCCGCCAAGGCTCAAAAGTCcctgcatat GTGTGTGCTCGGGAACACCACCATTCTCGCCGAGTTTGCCGGAGATGAAGAAGTCAATCGCTTCTTTGCACAAGGCCAGTCGCTAGGCGGAACTACGAGCTGGCAAGCCAATCCGGGCGCCAATCAGAGCAGGATGGGCGCCTCCAACTCGGCGACCGGTCACCCCATGGGCCATGCGCCCCACtggaataacaacaacaatggcgGCGGAGGCGCCGTCGGCGCAAAGGCCGGTGGGGAGCTGCTGTGGGGTGGAGTGCAGCAGTACTCTAGCCTATGGGGGCCCCCTAGTGGAGAGGAGGCTCGGGTCATGGGGAGTCCAAGCCCCATTAATACGCTGCTGCCTGGAGACCTGCTGAGCGGGGAGTCCATGTGA